Proteins encoded by one window of Candidatus Zixiibacteriota bacterium:
- a CDS encoding 1,4-dihydroxy-2-naphthoate polyprenyltransferase, whose amino-acid sequence MPLSALNIWILAIRPKTLWAAVSPVILGCAFAKADNGFHLLPALAALFGGLMIQIGTNLANDYFDFIKGSDTNERVGPKRVTQAGLVSSHAIIRATIAAFTLAFIAGIYLVSRGGWPIVTIGLFSILFGVLYTGGPFPLGYNGLGEIFAFIFFGPIAVAGTYYIQALDLNTSVVIAGFAPGLFSVAILTVNNLRDIEGDRYAGKKTLAVRFGAEWTRMQYLLSVMLALQVPLLVVVLNSGQIWAILSLITLPFAFFISRKIFSTRDPEVLNAMLGATGQLMLAHTLLFSLGWLL is encoded by the coding sequence ATGCCGTTATCAGCTCTTAACATTTGGATTCTGGCCATCCGTCCAAAAACTCTCTGGGCGGCTGTCTCGCCGGTAATTCTCGGCTGCGCTTTTGCCAAAGCCGACAATGGCTTCCACCTTTTGCCAGCGCTTGCCGCTTTGTTTGGCGGCTTGATGATCCAAATCGGCACAAATCTCGCCAATGACTATTTTGACTTTATCAAAGGGAGCGACACAAATGAGCGGGTCGGCCCGAAACGAGTGACACAGGCGGGTCTGGTCTCCTCACATGCCATAATCCGCGCGACTATTGCCGCCTTTACGCTTGCCTTTATCGCCGGAATTTATCTTGTCTCCCGCGGCGGGTGGCCGATTGTGACAATTGGGCTATTCTCAATTCTCTTCGGTGTTCTTTATACGGGCGGGCCGTTTCCGCTGGGATATAACGGGCTTGGTGAAATTTTTGCCTTCATATTTTTCGGCCCGATAGCTGTCGCTGGAACCTATTACATCCAAGCGCTTGATCTGAACACCTCGGTTGTGATCGCCGGTTTTGCTCCGGGATTATTTTCGGTTGCGATACTCACGGTAAATAATCTGCGCGATATTGAAGGAGATCGGTACGCTGGCAAAAAAACGCTGGCTGTTCGATTTGGCGCGGAATGGACGCGAATGCAGTACCTCCTCTCGGTCATGCTTGCGCTACAGGTACCGCTTCTGGTTGTAGTGCTCAATTCCGGCCAGATATGGGCAATTCTTTCACTGATAACATTACCATTCGCTTTCTTTATATCAAGGAAGATATTCAGCACCCGTGATCCTGAAGTGCTCAATGCAATGCTTGGCGCAACCGGGCAATTGATGCTGGCTCACACCCTTTTGTTTTCGCTCGGCTGGCTTTTATGA
- a CDS encoding GNAT family N-acetyltransferase, with amino-acid sequence MAASGSFVIRPAVEADTSLLSRFIHELAEYEKLSHEAIVPEKLLRESLFGKLPSAYAIIGEHDSKPVSFAIYFFNFSTFLSRRGLYLEDLYVKPEMRGHGFGKQLLVHLAKIARDNECGRFEWAVLDWNEPAIGFYKKLGAKPQDEWTVFRLERDGIERLAVSEK; translated from the coding sequence ATGGCCGCAAGCGGATCTTTTGTCATTCGACCAGCAGTCGAAGCCGACACATCCCTTCTATCGAGGTTCATCCATGAACTTGCCGAATATGAAAAACTCTCACATGAGGCAATTGTTCCAGAGAAATTACTTAGGGAATCTTTGTTTGGTAAGCTGCCATCGGCGTATGCGATTATTGGAGAGCACGACAGTAAACCGGTTTCTTTTGCCATCTACTTTTTTAATTTTTCGACATTTTTGAGCCGACGCGGGTTATATCTCGAAGACCTCTACGTCAAACCTGAAATGCGCGGACATGGCTTTGGCAAACAACTGCTTGTCCATCTTGCGAAGATAGCCCGTGACAATGAATGCGGAAGGTTTGAATGGGCGGTACTTGACTGGAACGAACCCGCTATCGGCTTTTATAAAAAGCTCGGCGCAAAGCCGCAGGATGAATGGACAGTCTTCCGTCTTGAGCGAGATGGGATTGAAAGGCTGGCCGTGTCGGAGAAGTAG
- the menH gene encoding 2-succinyl-6-hydroxy-2,4-cyclohexadiene-1-carboxylate synthase, with translation MTVSLNYFLSGYKELPTLILLHGFLGSVHDWQKIAERLSGTHRILAVDLPGHGQSLLSNENDYTFERTAKLIIEILDREKIVAADITGYSMGGRLALFLALRFSTRIRSITLISASPGLKTDQERHLRRAQDTQLRARLAIDPLETFIDFWYSQKLFASLIEHEEVFKAIRQSRLNNNAQGLMNSLKHAGTGAQPSLWPELPTIQMPVLLPVGEYDPKFIAIAEEMASLCPSAQLRIIQSAGHALPFEKPLAICESIEQFLDARH, from the coding sequence ATGACTGTTTCCCTAAATTACTTTCTTTCCGGTTACAAGGAACTTCCCACACTCATTCTTCTGCATGGATTTCTCGGAAGCGTTCATGACTGGCAGAAAATCGCCGAGCGACTGTCGGGGACACACCGCATACTTGCAGTTGACTTGCCGGGGCATGGACAATCACTGCTCTCGAACGAAAACGACTATACTTTCGAGCGAACAGCGAAACTTATTATCGAGATATTGGATAGGGAAAAGATCGTTGCGGCAGATATAACGGGCTATTCGATGGGCGGAAGGCTGGCTCTCTTTCTTGCGCTGCGCTTTTCGACTCGAATACGAAGCATAACTCTCATCTCTGCATCTCCCGGACTGAAAACAGACCAGGAACGACATCTTCGGCGTGCGCAGGATACCCAACTGAGAGCAAGACTTGCAATCGATCCGCTCGAGACTTTTATCGATTTTTGGTATAGCCAAAAACTTTTTGCGTCCCTAATAGAACACGAGGAAGTATTCAAAGCTATTCGTCAAAGCAGGCTTAATAACAATGCTCAGGGGCTCATGAACTCACTCAAGCACGCCGGAACTGGCGCACAGCCATCACTCTGGCCAGAGCTTCCTACTATTCAGATGCCAGTTCTGCTTCCTGTAGGAGAATACGACCCGAAATTTATTGCCATCGCTGAAGAAATGGCCTCCTTGTGCCCGTCGGCGCAACTGCGTATTATTCAATCGGCAGGCCACGCGCTTCCATTTGAGAAGCCCTTGGCAATATGCGAAAGTATAGAACAATTTTTGGACGCCAGACATTGA
- the menC gene encoding o-succinylbenzoate synthase, translating to MTISDIRIYRYELPLRRPLTLRHKIISTRVGLVIGLTDTDCVTGYGECAPLPGVSAESVDEATTQCKLLRQRLLKIAIPENVIGHNNGFERWLYTQNVCLGQRIYPSVRMGLEMAGLNLITSQQQLPLRKLFLEKSAGFVNVNGLIVGTVKEIQSRAIAFVAEGYMTLKIKVGRLPLSEEISLINSVRQAIGTEIKLRLDANRAWSFEDAVSFGKGVAQCEIEYIEEPLADSTRLEELYEQTGMPICLDESLSDANTAKDSPSLTLQVFGGLVAVVIRPTVLGGFERSLLLTKKAADQNITPVVSSAFESSLGIYALASFASALPDPQIACGFDTLSWLADDILSSPLSIADGKIDLGVHDNIQDHICFEKLIEIGNV from the coding sequence ATGACAATTTCAGATATTCGGATTTATCGTTACGAGTTGCCGCTTCGTCGGCCACTGACACTTAGACATAAGATAATTTCGACTCGGGTGGGGCTGGTTATTGGCCTGACAGATACGGATTGCGTCACTGGTTATGGAGAATGTGCGCCTTTGCCGGGTGTGAGCGCGGAGTCGGTGGATGAGGCTACAACTCAGTGTAAGCTTTTGCGGCAGAGATTATTGAAAATAGCAATTCCGGAAAATGTAATCGGGCACAATAACGGTTTCGAACGATGGCTCTATACACAGAATGTCTGCCTTGGCCAGAGGATTTATCCATCGGTGCGCATGGGTTTGGAAATGGCAGGACTAAATCTTATAACGTCGCAGCAACAGCTTCCACTACGCAAACTGTTTTTAGAAAAATCCGCCGGATTTGTCAATGTCAATGGCTTGATTGTTGGGACTGTTAAGGAAATACAATCGAGAGCTATTGCGTTTGTTGCTGAAGGTTACATGACCCTCAAAATTAAAGTTGGCCGTTTGCCGCTTAGCGAAGAGATTTCCCTAATCAATTCTGTTCGACAGGCAATAGGAACGGAAATAAAACTCAGACTCGACGCAAACCGGGCATGGTCGTTTGAAGATGCGGTTTCATTTGGGAAAGGTGTTGCGCAGTGCGAGATTGAATACATCGAAGAACCGCTCGCGGATTCCACAAGGCTTGAGGAACTCTATGAGCAAACGGGAATGCCTATTTGTCTGGACGAGTCTCTTTCAGATGCGAATACGGCGAAAGATAGCCCAAGTCTGACACTTCAGGTATTTGGGGGGCTTGTGGCTGTCGTCATTCGTCCAACGGTTTTGGGCGGATTCGAGCGAAGCTTGCTGTTGACAAAAAAAGCAGCGGATCAAAATATCACGCCAGTTGTCAGTTCCGCCTTCGAATCATCGCTCGGCATCTATGCGCTGGCTTCGTTTGCATCTGCATTGCCTGATCCGCAAATCGCCTGTGGTTTTGATACGCTCTCCTGGCTCGCTGATGATATCCTAAGTTCCCCTCTATCAATTGCTGATGGCAAGATCGATTTGGGAGTTCATGACAACATCCAGGATCATATCTGTTTTGAGAAGCTAATCGAGATTGGCAATGTCTGA
- the menB gene encoding 1,4-dihydroxy-2-naphthoyl-CoA synthase yields MPVSTVQWESHGSYTDILYHKADGIAKITINRPEIRNAFRPLTVNEMSAALSDARHDQTIGVVILTGAGDKAFCSGGDQKIRGDAGYTDTTGIDQLNVLDFQRQMRTCPKPIIAMVAGYAIGGGHVLHMLCDLTIAADNAIFGQTGPKVGSFDGGYGASYMARLVGQKKAREIWFLCRQYNAAQALAMGLVNTVVPLAELEAETIQWSREILANSPMAIRTLKAALNADCDGQAGLQELAGNATLLYYMSEEAQEGRNAFVEKRKPDFSKFPRRP; encoded by the coding sequence ATGCCCGTTTCAACTGTTCAGTGGGAATCACACGGCTCGTATACCGACATACTCTATCACAAAGCCGACGGCATCGCAAAAATCACAATCAACCGACCCGAAATCCGCAATGCCTTCCGACCGCTCACGGTAAATGAAATGTCGGCGGCCCTCTCTGATGCCCGCCATGATCAGACAATAGGGGTCGTCATTCTTACCGGCGCCGGGGACAAGGCATTCTGCAGTGGCGGCGACCAGAAAATTCGCGGCGATGCCGGTTACACTGACACAACAGGCATAGATCAACTGAACGTGTTGGATTTTCAAAGACAGATGCGCACGTGTCCCAAGCCGATAATCGCCATGGTAGCCGGCTATGCCATCGGAGGCGGTCATGTTTTGCACATGCTTTGCGACCTTACTATCGCCGCCGATAATGCCATTTTCGGACAGACCGGCCCCAAAGTCGGCTCATTCGATGGTGGGTATGGGGCTTCATATATGGCTCGGCTGGTCGGCCAAAAAAAGGCGCGTGAGATTTGGTTTTTGTGCCGCCAGTATAACGCTGCGCAGGCTCTGGCGATGGGACTGGTGAATACAGTTGTGCCGCTGGCTGAACTTGAGGCCGAAACAATCCAATGGTCGCGCGAGATTCTGGCCAATTCCCCGATGGCAATTCGCACACTCAAAGCCGCGCTCAATGCCGACTGCGACGGCCAGGCCGGTCTGCAGGAATTGGCCGGTAACGCGACGCTCCTTTATTATATGAGCGAGGAAGCGCAGGAAGGCCGCAATGCGTTTGTTGAAAAACGTAAGCCGGATTTTTCAAAGTTTCCGCGCCGTCCATAA
- the pepF gene encoding oligoendopeptidase F, whose product MNRPLTLTGFGYVLFGLLLVFLLGATILLAQTKAVQKRSEIAEKDKWDLTSLYASKEAWEKEYSSLEASLTKFDAYKGTLKNSPSQLVGVLKLNDSLGLVMSNLYVYANLKFDEDQQVSEAQEMSDRVSGLYSRFGQATSFIVPEILSLSGDQLQTFLKSTPELDVYRFYLEDIARQRAHILSEREEELLAMAGPVTSSPQQIFEMINNADISYGTIKDETGQEVELTKERYYALLESPDRRVRRDANHAFNSGYLEHVNTLAATLAGSVKSDYFQMKARGYNTCLEMALDADNIPPSVYHNLVDAVNANLAPLHKWAAVRKRILGVDTLYNYDMSAPLLPGKAKEYTYDEAKQKIIAGLAPMGKKYLADFEKGLNSRWVDVYENDGKRSGAYNWGTHSSHPHILLNFNGTLDAVFTLAHEMGHGMHSFYTNLHEPVIYGDHYIFTAEVASTCNEAVLMKYLLEKTSDKTEKLRLLIHYIDQIIGTFYTQVSFSEFELAIHDRVEKGGALSADFLRKTWRDINQRYYGPELVIDSVNDLTGIRIPHFYNEYYVYQYATCYAAAQALSQKILKKEKGALETYHRFLGTGTSKYPVDILKDAGVDMTTSQPVDATIKVFSDLVNEVERLLNSK is encoded by the coding sequence ATGAACCGCCCCCTAACATTGACCGGATTTGGATATGTCCTTTTTGGATTGCTGCTCGTATTCTTATTGGGAGCAACCATCCTTCTGGCCCAAACCAAAGCCGTCCAAAAACGCTCTGAAATCGCCGAGAAAGACAAATGGGATTTGACCAGCCTCTATGCATCCAAAGAGGCTTGGGAAAAGGAATACAGCAGCCTTGAAGCCAGCCTGACCAAATTCGATGCCTATAAAGGCACACTCAAAAACTCGCCCTCCCAGCTTGTTGGAGTGCTCAAACTCAATGACTCGCTCGGGCTGGTCATGTCCAATTTGTATGTCTACGCCAACCTGAAATTCGATGAGGACCAGCAGGTGAGCGAAGCGCAGGAAATGTCGGACCGGGTTTCCGGGCTATATTCTCGATTTGGACAGGCCACTTCGTTTATTGTGCCTGAAATTCTCTCACTCAGCGGCGATCAATTACAGACATTTCTCAAAAGCACACCCGAGCTTGATGTCTACCGCTTCTATCTCGAAGACATTGCTCGTCAACGAGCGCATATTCTCTCCGAACGTGAAGAAGAACTTCTGGCAATGGCAGGACCGGTAACTTCATCGCCGCAGCAGATATTTGAAATGATAAACAATGCCGATATTTCATACGGCACAATTAAAGATGAAACTGGTCAGGAAGTCGAGCTGACCAAAGAACGCTACTATGCTTTGCTCGAATCCCCTGACCGACGTGTGCGACGTGACGCCAATCACGCTTTCAATAGCGGCTACCTTGAACATGTCAACACTCTTGCGGCGACTCTGGCCGGATCGGTTAAATCAGACTATTTCCAGATGAAAGCCCGCGGTTACAACACCTGCCTTGAGATGGCCCTCGATGCCGACAATATTCCGCCGAGCGTCTATCATAATCTGGTCGATGCGGTAAATGCCAATCTTGCTCCGCTCCATAAATGGGCGGCCGTCCGCAAACGCATTCTTGGTGTGGACACACTCTATAACTATGATATGAGCGCGCCGCTTCTGCCGGGCAAAGCCAAAGAATATACCTACGATGAAGCCAAACAAAAAATCATCGCGGGTCTTGCTCCGATGGGTAAAAAATATCTGGCTGATTTTGAAAAAGGCCTAAACTCCCGCTGGGTCGATGTCTACGAAAACGATGGCAAACGCTCAGGAGCCTACAACTGGGGAACGCACTCTTCACACCCGCATATTCTTCTAAACTTTAATGGAACCCTCGATGCCGTCTTTACCCTTGCCCATGAGATGGGGCATGGCATGCATAGTTTCTATACCAACCTCCACGAGCCTGTTATATACGGCGACCACTATATTTTCACTGCCGAGGTCGCTTCGACATGCAACGAAGCCGTGCTCATGAAATACCTGCTCGAAAAGACCAGCGACAAAACCGAAAAGCTCCGTCTGCTCATTCATTACATTGATCAAATTATCGGTACATTCTACACCCAGGTTAGCTTCTCGGAGTTTGAGCTGGCCATCCATGACCGTGTAGAGAAGGGGGGCGCTCTCTCAGCCGATTTCCTTCGTAAAACCTGGCGGGATATCAATCAGCGCTACTACGGCCCCGAGCTTGTCATCGACAGTGTGAATGACCTGACCGGAATACGTATCCCGCATTTTTATAATGAATATTACGTCTACCAGTATGCGACCTGCTACGCAGCCGCTCAGGCGCTGTCACAGAAGATTCTAAAAAAGGAAAAGGGCGCCCTCGAAACCTATCATCGTTTTCTCGGCACCGGCACCTCGAAGTATCCGGTCGATATTCTCAAAGACGCCGGAGTGGACATGACCACATCACAGCCGGTCGATGCGACGATCAAGGTTTTCAGTGACCTCGTAAATGAAGTGGAGCGCTTGCTCAATTCTAAGTGA
- the menE gene encoding o-succinylbenzoate--CoA ligase: protein MSETLQLFESLDGQFADLPALVDIRQTFSYSKYFQRAAQVASNLKDAGLRPGDRLAIIGSNSIDYALLVMGAIQAGVVAAPLSTRLPTEAIAMQLNQIDASHLVILNGDMTAAGFDSVNVHSAEELLAENTTKSRMSLPSKQSANQLATMIFTSGSSGNPKAALHTLGNHYYSALGVNQALRFETGSRWLQILPLCHVGGLGILFRAIIAHGTVVFHDSSQSIVESLVDNRITHLSIVSTQAQRLFEELTIHRTQFPFLKAILLGGSALSDRLIQSLLSLGLPVFTSYGLTEMTSTATITSGSDTKIGSSGKVLSYRELKIDANSEILTRGQTLFAGYCKGKSVRKPVDDGGWYHTGDMGKLDSSGDLIVTGRKDNLFISGGENIYPEEIERALSTIEGIVEAVVVPVSDTQFGFRPVALIRLFNSSDHVLIDSLIPRIRATLANILPRFKIPSAFFLLPDNVDLSSPGIKRDRKALQKYAEAQMAKSIRSSE, encoded by the coding sequence ATGTCTGAAACGCTACAACTTTTTGAAAGCTTAGATGGACAATTTGCCGACCTACCGGCGCTTGTTGACATCAGGCAAACCTTTTCGTATTCCAAATACTTTCAGCGAGCGGCTCAGGTTGCCTCGAATTTGAAAGATGCAGGTCTCAGACCCGGGGACCGCCTTGCAATTATTGGCAGCAATTCTATAGACTATGCCCTGCTTGTGATGGGCGCAATCCAGGCCGGTGTTGTCGCCGCACCTTTAAGCACACGACTGCCGACAGAAGCTATCGCCATGCAGCTGAATCAAATAGATGCAAGCCATTTAGTCATACTAAATGGTGATATGACGGCCGCTGGTTTTGATAGTGTTAATGTGCATTCCGCGGAAGAACTATTGGCTGAAAATACCACCAAGTCCCGGATGTCATTGCCATCAAAGCAATCAGCCAACCAACTGGCAACTATGATTTTTACTTCTGGCAGTTCAGGTAACCCCAAAGCAGCATTGCACACACTGGGCAATCATTATTATAGCGCGCTTGGGGTTAATCAGGCTCTTCGATTTGAGACAGGTAGTCGCTGGCTGCAGATACTTCCGCTCTGCCATGTCGGCGGACTTGGCATTCTGTTTCGTGCGATAATTGCGCATGGGACAGTTGTCTTCCATGACTCATCGCAAAGTATCGTAGAATCACTCGTTGATAATAGAATCACACATCTCTCGATAGTCTCAACCCAGGCTCAGCGTTTGTTTGAAGAACTGACGATCCATCGAACTCAATTCCCGTTTCTTAAAGCCATTCTTCTCGGTGGGAGCGCGCTATCGGATCGATTGATACAAAGCCTTCTTTCGCTCGGATTGCCGGTCTTCACATCATACGGCCTGACCGAAATGACATCGACAGCGACAATCACATCGGGAAGTGACACAAAGATAGGATCGTCCGGCAAAGTGCTTTCCTACCGGGAATTGAAGATCGATGCCAATAGTGAAATATTGACGCGCGGTCAAACACTTTTTGCAGGATACTGCAAAGGCAAATCAGTGCGCAAACCGGTTGATGATGGAGGATGGTATCACACCGGAGATATGGGAAAACTCGATAGTTCGGGCGATTTGATTGTGACTGGCCGCAAAGACAATCTATTTATTTCCGGCGGAGAAAATATTTATCCCGAGGAAATCGAGAGAGCTTTATCCACAATCGAGGGGATTGTCGAAGCTGTTGTTGTGCCAGTGAGCGATACCCAATTTGGCTTCCGACCGGTCGCCCTCATTCGACTCTTCAATAGCTCCGATCACGTTTTGATAGACTCTTTGATACCACGCATCCGGGCAACACTCGCCAACATTCTGCCCCGTTTCAAGATACCATCCGCCTTCTTTTTATTACCTGATAATGTAGATTTAAGTTCGCCGGGTATAAAGCGCGACCGAAAAGCATTGCAAAAATATGCGGAAGCTCAGATGGCCAAATCTATTCGCAGCAGTGAATAA
- a CDS encoding thioesterase family protein, whose amino-acid sequence MAFVYASSVKMHHTDAAGLLFFAHQLAFVHDCYEAFLEEAGCSMRYILSESDFLLPIIKAESEYKKSLFVGDELCIEMTCESNSTHAFVLVYRLLNVKKELVGSAKTVHICIDKTTRAKKELPKKLRDALIHCCE is encoded by the coding sequence ATGGCATTTGTATACGCATCATCAGTAAAAATGCACCACACCGATGCGGCGGGACTGCTCTTTTTCGCACATCAACTGGCTTTTGTCCATGACTGCTATGAGGCATTTTTGGAAGAAGCGGGCTGTTCGATGCGGTATATACTCTCCGAATCAGATTTTCTTCTGCCGATAATCAAGGCCGAATCTGAATACAAAAAGTCGCTTTTTGTGGGAGACGAGCTTTGCATCGAAATGACTTGCGAAAGCAATTCGACACATGCCTTTGTCCTGGTTTATCGCCTGCTTAATGTTAAAAAAGAGTTGGTCGGAAGCGCGAAAACGGTACATATCTGTATCGACAAGACAACGCGCGCCAAGAAAGAACTTCCGAAGAAACTCCGCGACGCCCTTATTCACTGCTGCGAATAG